The following coding sequences are from one Schizosaccharomyces osmophilus chromosome 1, complete sequence window:
- a CDS encoding phosphomethylpyrimidine kinase — MPSNSLYASLSSQFDATRIETVLDPMGYTIKRRDVPVCLTVAGSDCSGGAGIQADLKTMTSLGVYGMSAISCVVAENAERVDKIENMSPSFVESQIDCCLRDVPCNVVKTGMLCNVEIVKVVVKSVVKYNIKELVVDPVMIATSGDTLSNEDIVDTIVKDLLPVTALITPNIPEALAFARSVNVDVPEVNSISSMEQLASLIHGFGTRYVLLKGGHMPLNQLGLKASKEEQGESDLQVVDILYDGETYHHFASTYLKQGEVHGTGCTLSSAIASFLAWDHSMLDSVQFAIDYVHGAISQSPPINLCSTNLLNHMSRLRIAPFAPGHFLEYLLSHPKILPVWKEYTHHNFTNMLAKGSLPLCAFQDYLKQDYLYLLQFSRAYSLKGYKESTFLGIFEAAQSVFHVLQEKEFHVSFCQSYGITMEDLKSSEESPACTAYSRFILDTGSQQDLAALEFAQAPCLIGYYLVARRLMKEPFRDVNGPYQRWIDNYVCEDYFSAVRRGCRQLEEIVLTLSPERIQQLVEVFIRATKFEILFWETPYQKYVIEQNLNDPSL; from the coding sequence ATGCCTTCGAACAGCTTATACGCTTCATTGTCAAGCCAATTTGATGCCACTAGGATTGAGACAGTCTTGGATCCTATGGGATATACAATCAAGCGTCGTGATGTTCCAGTGTGTCTTACAGTAGCTGGCTCTGATTGTAGTGGAGGTGCTGGAATTCAAGCGGATCTCAAAACCATGACAAGTTTAGGTGTCTATGGAATGAGTGCGATTTCCTGCGTAGTTGCAGAAAACGCAGAGAGAGTAgataaaattgaaaacatgTCTCCCTCCTTCGTCGAGTCCCAAATCGATTGTTGTCTTCGAGATGTTCCTTGTAATGTCGTTAAAACGGGAATGCTCTGTAACGTGGAGATTGTCAAGGTAGTCGTGAAGTCTGTTGTGAAATACAACATCAAAGAGCTTGTCGTTGACCCAGTAATGATTGCTACATCCGGTGATACTCTTTCAAATGAAGATATCGTAGACACTATTGTTAAAGACCTTCTTCCTGTAACAGCACTTATTACACCGAATATACCCGAAGCACTAGCTTTCGCCAGAAGCGTAAACGTCGACGTTCCCGAAGTcaattctatttcttcaatggAACAACTTGCTTCATTGATACATGGTTTTGGGACACGTTATGTTCTTTTAAAAGGTGGGCATATGCCACTCAATCAACTTGGGTTGAAGGCctcaaaagaagagcaagGTGAATCGGATCTTCAAGTGGTTGATATTTTATACGATGGAGAAACCTATCACCATTTTGCTTCAACATATTTAAAGCAAGGTGAAGTTCATGGTACAGGTTGTACCTTGTCCTCAGcaattgcttctttccTTGCTTGGGATCATAGTATGCTCGATTCTGTTCAGTTTGCCATTGATTACGTGCATGGTGCTATCTCCCAGAGTCCTCCCATAAATCTTTGTAGTACGAATTTGCTGAACCATATGAGCCGCCTACGGATCGCTCCTTTCGCTCCTGGCCactttttggaatattTGCTTAGCCATCCTAAGATACTTCCTGTCTGGAAAGAATATACTCACCATAACTTTACTAATATGTTAGCAAAAGGTAGTTTGCCTCTTTGTGCTTTTCAGGATTATCTCAAGCAAGATTACCTTTATTTACTTCAGTTCAGTCGTGCATATTCACTTAAAGGTTACAAGGAATCAACCTTTCTCGGAATATTTGAAGCAGCTCAGTCTGTATTTCATGTgcttcaagaaaaagagtttcACGTTTCCTTTTGCCAATCATATGGGATTACCATGGAGGATTTAAAAAGTTCTGAAGAAAGTCCAGCATGTACTGCGTATTCTCGATTTATTTTAGACACTGGCTCTCAGCAAGATTTGGCTGCTCTAGAGTTTGCGCAGGCTCCCTGCTTAATTGGTTACTATTTGGTTGCTCGTCGTCTAATGAAGGAGCCGTTCAGAGATGTCAACGGCCCCTATCAACGCTGGATCGACAATTATGTTTGCGAAGACTATTTCTCTGCAGTTCGCAGAGGATGCCGTCAACTTGAGGAAATTGTACTTACTCTTTCACCAGAACGAATTCAACAATTGGTTGAAGTGTTCATTCGTGCTACaaagtttgaaattttattttgggAAACCCCTTACCAAAAGTATGTTATTGAGCAAAACTTGAACGACCCTAGTCTTTAG
- a CDS encoding phosphomethylpyrimidine kinase: MLSTCITVAGSDCSGGAGIQADLKVFTAHSVYGMSAITAITSQNTIGVNGVHLIPAPFVEKQIDACMLDVKCDVMKTGMLFNPAILKVAIDMIDRYKLKAIVVDPLIATRKGVLLVLPGYLELFIKELIPRATILTPNIAEASILLKQMTNETVEIHHVDDVKTLGAKLVASGCKSVIIRCDGISFDNEFFVCKDSSMPSSWYVYVLCTSEVQLIVPQKWLSTKIAKGTSCALSSAIAANLANEVDIPNAVKRSVAYTQHALEFSFHLGRGANSLDYSSSYGYLPFEEGEIVRYLRNHPHLSKAWSFLYEHCFLQKLKDATLSIDEFKKYLALKYHMLMNNAQAAGMTAFSSSNIAVIERSAKMIQIIKEENVIHLEICKQYGLAPEQFVNRKPAFVNAHAAFINDVGQREGVLGIQVAMLPFPLIVQDVFSKMDTLQSGTFKPFVAHCRDFGTLEHGNSLLDNLEAEASTLKPEKIQKILKILEQSLSFEKAALDITLDNETTIF, from the coding sequence ATGCTTTCTACCTGTATTACAGTTGCCGGATCAGACTGCAGCGGCGGTGCTGGTATTCAAGCAGATTTGAAGGTGTTTACAGCTCATTCTGTTTATGGTATGAGTGCTATTACCGCCATAACCTCACAAAACACCATTGGTGTTAATGGTGTACATTTAATACCAGCGCCCTTTGTCGAAAAACAGATAGATGCTTGTATGCTGGACGTTAAGTGCGACGTTATGAAAACTGGAATGCTATTTAATCCGGCAATATTAAAGGTTGCTATTGACATGATTGATCGCTACAAGCTCAAGGCCATTGTCGTGGATCCATTGATTGCTACACGGAAGGGCGTTTTGCTCGTTTTACCAGGTTACTTGGAACTATTTATAAAAGAGCTGATTCCAAGAGCTACCATTCTAACTCCAAACATCGCAGAGGCTAGTATATTATTAAAGCAAATGACTAATGAAACAGTCGAAATTCACCATGTCGACGATGTAAAGACATTGGGAGCCAAGTTGGTTGCTTCTGGTTGTAAAAGTGTCATCATTCGCTGTGAtggtatttcttttgataacgaattttttgtttgcaaagaTTCTTCAATGCCGTCCTCGTGGTATGTATACGTTTTATGTACTAGCGAGGTGCAGTTGATTGTACCTCAAAAATGGCTGTCGACAAAAATTGCAAAGGGGACAAGCTGTGCTTTATCTTCCGCCATTGCTGCTAACCTTGCTAATGAGGTGGATATACCAAACGCCGTTAAACGTTCCGTTGCTTATACTCAACACGCTCTTGAGTTTAGTTTCCATCTGGGGCGTGGAGCAAATTCTTTGGACTATTCTTCTAGCTACGGCTATTTACCATTTGAGGAAGGAGAAATCGTACGGTATTTAAGAAACCATCCACACCTATCAAAAGCGTggagttttctttatgaGCATTGCTTCTTGCAAAAGTTAAAGGACGCAACTTTGTCCATAGACgagtttaaaaaataccTAGCTCTCAAATATCACATGCTAATGAATAATGCTCAAGCTGCAGGCATGACAGcattctcttcttctaataTAGCTGTTATAGAACGCAGTGCCAAGATGATTCAGATCatcaaggaagaaaatgtaaTTCATCTGGAAATTTGCAAGCAGTATGGTCTAGCACCCGAGCAATTTGTGAATCGAAAACCTGCTTTTGTCAATGCACACGCTGCGTTTATTAATGATGTTGGACAACGTGAAGGTGTTCTTGGTATCCAGGTGGCTatgcttccttttcctttaattgTTCAAGATGTATTCTCAAAAATGGATACTTTACAGTCAGGCACTTTTAAGCCTTTTGTTGCTCATTGCAGGGATTTCGGAACTTTAGAGCATGGGAATAGTCTTTTGGATAACTTGGAAGCTGAAGCTTCTACCTTAAAACCtgaaaagattcaaaagatattaaaaatattgGAACAAAGTCTTTCGTTTGAGAAAGCGGCTCTTGACATTACTTTGGATAATGAAACTACTATATTTTAA